Below is a genomic region from Balneola sp. MJW-20.
GATCAGGGAAATCCATAACTCGGTGCTGTTATGCCCGATCTCTATTTCAACCGGATTGGAGCTTTGATTCCGGTATGCATGTTTTATAATGTTCGTATAGGCTTCATCCACAGCAAGTCTGATGTCAGAAATATCTTTGCCGGAAAGCCCCATTTCGCTTGCGTGAGCGGCAACAAAATCACGTACCTGGGCCAGATGCTCTGTAGAGGCATCCACCCTGAGTTTGTGTATGTTTTTAGTATTCGCCACGCTGATCGTTATCCGCTAATTTGTTGAGAAGCTTTGTAAAGCTTCGCGTTCGTCGTTCAGGATATCATATAGGGTTGGAAAACCGAGAAGATCGAAGACATTATATACCCGATCATTCATATTGGTTAGTTTGATGTCTCCACCGAGTGCTCTCACGTCTTCTATATATGCCATGAACACACCAAGACCGGCGCTGGCTATATAATCAAGGTCAGAACAGTTTACGATGATATGATAGTTTTCATCATCGATCAGTGACTTTAGAGAGTTCTCTAATTGAGAAGCGGTATGGGCATCAAGTTCCCCGCTGATATCCAGTATACTCACACTTTCATTGTGCCTGAGGGCTATACTGAAGTTTTTCATTCCGCTTTAGTTATTGGTTCTAGAATTTGACTCATACCGTATGATACTGCTAACCAGAGAATAATTAAACATATTTCACTGCGTGGCGCGATACGAGGCACCTTTGAAAAAGATGCAAAAAAATAGGGCATCACATTTTTCATATGCGATGCCCTGACTATTCATCAAGAGAGACGCTACTTGAGCGCTGTTATAATTACGTAAATCATTGGCAGATATACAACTCCAATTATTTGAGTTGTAGTTAAGTAGTCAAATCACCTTGCTTTAGATACCCAGTAACCGGTATTCAGCTCTTCAGCCAGCCGGGCGCCAAGGTCGGCTGCATCAGCTTCGGTAGCAAAAAAACCGATACGTACTCTGTACCAGACATTGCCGGTCGACTCATCTCCCACCATCACGGTATATACATCAGGATAATCACGATCTGAGAGCATATTTGCCATTTCCTGTGCTTTTTCCTGTGACCTCCAGGCTCCAACCTGAACGGCATAACTTCCGTCTTCAGCAAACATGCCGGTAGCGGATGTTGTGGTTTCTTCGGGTGTGTCCTGCTGAGCCTGTGCGGCGCTGTCCTGACGAGCCTGAGCCATCAGAGCTTCAATACGTTGTTTTTCAACCTGTCGCAAAGAGTCCAGTCTTGCCTGTTCACGGGCGCGGCGTTCTTCTTCTGAGGGGCCGCAACCCTGTATGGCGATCAGAAAAAAACCGATCGCCAGAGTGTAGATGCTTAATTTTTTCATTTTTCCTGGTGTTAGTTAATGATACCCACGAATAAATATACTTAATAACATAAGTTTTAAGTTGATATTCGGCAAACCTAGATCATGTAATTATATAGTCATATAGTGATAAGGTATGACCTGTATTTTCCTGCGGATTAAATATCCGAACATATTTATATGCCTTTCCGTAGGAGATCAAAAAGTGATGGTGCGGCTCTATGCCGAAAGTGAGAAGGTTATTTTAATTTTTAATTTATAACCTTTATTTAGGAAAGGAATTAATCAATAAGGTCACAGCGAGGATCTATGTCATTCGGAAGTTTTCTTTTGTTGCTACTAATAGCCTCCATCTGCGGGGGTATTGGTCAGGGTATAAGCGGATACAGTTTTGGCGGCTGCCTGGTATCGGCAGGAGTCGGATTTATAGGAGCGATCATAGGGAAATGGATCGCAACAGAACTGGGCCTGCCATACATCTGGGAAGTCATGATCGGAGGATCACCCTTTCCGGTGATCTGGTCGGTTATCGGTTCTGCTTTATTTACAGCCGTTCTGGGACTTATACTAAAAGGAAAAGGTAAGGCTGCTTAAGCGTCGGTCTACAGTCGCTTTTATGGAAGGTTCTGATAGCTCCGGGCTGAAAGCCTGAAGGTTTTCATATGATTGCACATCACGAGGAAGACATCCCGGTGCCGTCTTCAATTATTAATTTAGGATATGAAAGCGTGATCTTTTTCCAGCTCCGTAATAGAGTCTATGATATATCGTGCCTTATCGATAAGAAACTGCGGATCAGGGGCTGACTCACTGAAGCACCAGCCAAAAACTGAAAAGGGTTTAGGTTTACGGCAGATCTCAAGCCCGGAAGTAGTCCGTACAATGAATTCAGCTTCAAGAATGGCCAGGTACCGGTTTGCCTGAAAAAAGGACCGATGATGAAACGTACAGGTATACAGATCTTCATTATGTTCGGATCTGTTTAAACTGAACTTAACTCCCTGCCAAATTTGATCTCCAAATAAGGGATCTTTTAATATTGCACCCATCTGCTGTACCTCTCGAAAATATTTAAAAAACCAACGATTACAGGTAAGAGGGAGCAACGGAGGAAATGTTACATTTAAGGAGTTAGGTTTCAGAAATTAAAATCAGGGTGGGAAAAGAAGTGAATAAACCTGTCCTTTTTTTTCTCATAACGACTTAAAAGGATCAGGAGTGCAGAAAAATTCAGCACTCAGAACTCAAAACTAAGTTGTGACCCCGCCGGGACTCGAACCCAGATCTAGAGCTTAGGAGGCTCCTATTCTATCCGGTTGAACTACAGGGTCGTATAAAGAGATCAATTATACTAATACTCCCCTGTTATTTTCAAATGACATATACTTACCATCACTGACAAACATTAGGCATATGAATCTAATTTCGATTCAATGCTCTTATACATCAGTATGATATGCTAAAACCGGTTTCAGTATTTCTATCTGAATTCATATCTGGCAAGACAAGAGCCGCCGCCGGTTAGCCTGTCTTCTGCTTGTATCTCCCCATCTACATATATGCGGCAAATGAGCGGATTTTCTGCAGTGGCATTATCTCCATAGGAGATAAATGCTTCGACACTTGGATCTATGCTCCCATCGGTACGGTAAGTATATACCCAGGGAGTGACGATGTCATTTAAATTTTCAGTTCCCGAATTTGTTGTATAATCAACCGCATTTATATAATGAGTCCCTTCAGCGGAAAGGATTTCGATACGGATGTCATAAACCTGTTCCTCTTTATCTTCTCCAAGCAGGTTACATCCGGCAAGCCCAAGGAAAAGAGTGAATAAGATCAGTTTCTTCATGTCCGTGCAATTAATTTAATTAGAAATAATTTGCTAATAAGACTAAAATAAATGTTATTATATATTTTTATTTAGACTACTATATAAATGAATTTATCAATGATATAGTTTCATTCGAATGATCAGACGATTTGCCGGGGGTGCTGCTCACCGCGAGAGATGTACAGAATGAATTAATAAAATCTGCTTAAGAGAAGGAGACGGGGCAATGATTTTACCTTTTTTCAGTTGAGAATAACTGTAACAAAATCCATCACATTGAGTAGAAGCCTCCCGATTCAGGAGCTTAACCAACTGACTTTATCCATGACCTACATTTTTAGATTTCTTCTGCTCATATTTTTAATGATGCCGGCCGGCTTGTCGGCTCAAAAAGTGATCAGAGGAACGATCACCGATGCAGAAACCGGTGAGGGGTTGCCTAATGCGAATATCCTGGTCGAGGGAACCTACCGGGGGACGATCACAAACCTGGACGGTGAATATACTCTGACCGTGCCGGACATCCCCGCTACGGTTCTGGTCCGTTATATCGGCTACAATTCAGAACGCAGGGAAATACGGCAAAACTCAGATGAAAAGCAGGATTTCGCTCTTCAGCCGGCAATATTTGACCTTGGAGAGGTGGTAGTGACCGGAGAGGATAAGGCGATCAGGATCATGCGGGAAGTGATCCGCCGCAAACAGATCTGGAGAGCCAGCCTGAATACCTATCGTGCAGAAGCCTACACCAGGCAGCGACTGGCCAATGATACCAGCATTGTATCGATTTCAGAAAGTATCTCGGAAGCATTCTGGGATAAGGAGAAAGGGCACCGGGAAGTGGTAAAGTCGCGAAGACAGACCGCGAATATAGAAGGATCCGATAACTTTGCCGGAGTCAGTTACCTTCCAAATTTCTATGACGACAATCTGGATATTGCCGGTTTTGATGTGGTAGGGGTCACAAACCCGAAGGCCTTCGATTATTACGATTTCAAGATCCTGTCGGAAACCCGTCTGGACGATAAGATCGTGTATGAGATCGGAGTGAGCGCAAAAAGAAAACTGCAGCCTACCTTTGAGGGGACCATCTTTGTACTGGATGAAGACTTTGCGCTATTGTCTGTGGATCTGAAACCAAATGATGTGGTTACCTTTCCGGTACCCATTCAGGATTTTGACCTCTCCTATGAGCAGCAGTTCAATAATTTTGGGGGCGACTATTGGCTGCCGGTGGATGTGAGAATTAACGGGACGGTCAGGGTAGGCCTCATAGGTTTGCGTTTCCCTCCCATTAATTTTTCTCAGATAGCTCGTATTTCGAACTATCAGGTAAATGTTCCGCTACCTGATTCACTTTATGAAAACTATAACACCATGCGGGTGGATTCGGTAACCATAAGATCAGACAGCTTATTCCGAAAAAGCGTGGATGTGATTCCTCTTTCTGAAATTGAAGTGAAAGCCTATGAGACTATCGATAGTACCACGACGCTTGAGGATGCCTTCCGGCCTACCGGGTTCCTTGCCCGGTTTATCGACTTTGATGATGAGGATGAAAATAATGACGGCTACACGGTTGGTTCCGGTGATAATACCACAAAACCGGACTCGGCTTCAACGGGTAAAAATGACAAAAAGGGTTCAAATATTTTCAAAGCACTACGTAAAGGGTTTAAACTGGACGGACGGTTTAACAGAGTAGATCTTTTATATGCAGGTGGGCGGTATAATCTTTATACCAAAGGACAGAAAGTAAGGTTTAATATTTTTGGTGGATATTCTTTCGGTTACGAAGAGGCTGGCTACGGCGGGTCGGTTTCAGTTTGGCCCTTAAAAGGATCTAGCAGACTGGTCCTGTCGGCCGGATATAGTGCTGCAACGGATAGCCGGTATAAAACAACACTATATCCAGAGGTGCTGACTTCAGCTTTAAATGTACTCGGGGTTCCGGATTATCATGACTATTACAGGAATGAGAAGATCACACTGGCAGCGGGATATCGTTTCCGTAAACCAAATATGATCGGTCGAATTTACCTTAGGTCGGAAGAGCATTCTTCCATTGAATACTATTCTAGTTACTCACCGTTAGCACTGGGATTAAACCGGCGCCCGAATCCTACGATCGATGAAGGCTATGTCCGTTCGGTAACGTTAAGCCTTGATAACCTGTCCGGTGATGAAAAAGCATTGGGTATTATTGGAAATAACAGTTTTATTCTCAGTGCAGAATTTTCAGACGGGGCATTGGGCAGTGACTATGATTTCGCACGGTTTAACCTGGAAGTTTATCGTCAGTTTAATACGATCTTTAAAAGAAGGCTTTTCCCCAACACGCTGGATCTGAGGTTAATGGCAGGTACTTCTATTGGTGATCTGCCATATCAGCGATATGGTATACTTGATGGTACCGCG
It encodes:
- a CDS encoding ATP-binding protein — protein: MANTKNIHKLRVDASTEHLAQVRDFVAAHASEMGLSGKDISDIRLAVDEAYTNIIKHAYRNQSSNPVEIEIGHNSTELWISLIDQGDSFNPSEYKEPDILQRIKDKKRGGMGVYLIRKLMDNVQYNTKGKTNEIRMVKNL
- a CDS encoding STAS domain-containing protein, producing the protein MKNFSIALRHNESVSILDISGELDAHTASQLENSLKSLIDDENYHIIVNCSDLDYIASAGLGVFMAYIEDVRALGGDIKLTNMNDRVYNVFDLLGFPTLYDILNDEREALQSFSTN
- a CDS encoding SPOR domain-containing protein, yielding MKKLSIYTLAIGFFLIAIQGCGPSEEERRAREQARLDSLRQVEKQRIEALMAQARQDSAAQAQQDTPEETTTSATGMFAEDGSYAVQVGAWRSQEKAQEMANMLSDRDYPDVYTVMVGDESTGNVWYRVRIGFFATEADAADLGARLAEELNTGYWVSKAR
- a CDS encoding DUF5686 family protein → MTYIFRFLLLIFLMMPAGLSAQKVIRGTITDAETGEGLPNANILVEGTYRGTITNLDGEYTLTVPDIPATVLVRYIGYNSERREIRQNSDEKQDFALQPAIFDLGEVVVTGEDKAIRIMREVIRRKQIWRASLNTYRAEAYTRQRLANDTSIVSISESISEAFWDKEKGHREVVKSRRQTANIEGSDNFAGVSYLPNFYDDNLDIAGFDVVGVTNPKAFDYYDFKILSETRLDDKIVYEIGVSAKRKLQPTFEGTIFVLDEDFALLSVDLKPNDVVTFPVPIQDFDLSYEQQFNNFGGDYWLPVDVRINGTVRVGLIGLRFPPINFSQIARISNYQVNVPLPDSLYENYNTMRVDSVTIRSDSLFRKSVDVIPLSEIEVKAYETIDSTTTLEDAFRPTGFLARFIDFDDEDENNDGYTVGSGDNTTKPDSASTGKNDKKGSNIFKALRKGFKLDGRFNRVDLLYAGGRYNLYTKGQKVRFNIFGGYSFGYEEAGYGGSVSVWPLKGSSRLVLSAGYSAATDSRYKTTLYPEVLTSALNVLGVPDYHDYYRNEKITLAAGYRFRKPNMIGRIYLRSEEHSSIEYYSSYSPLALGLNRRPNPTIDEGYVRSVTLSLDNLSGDEKALGIIGNNSFILSAEFSDGALGSDYDFARFNLEVYRQFNTIFKRRLFPNTLDLRLMAGTSIGDLPYQRYGILDGTASYFTPFGSFRTQRNLPLEGEHYLGLVAEHNFRTVPFEILGLDILVDQGVGLVVFGGAGRTWIDEDRKQQFLDTNGYNLRQEDLIAEIGVSVNSIFSVFRVDLAQRLDEPGFFVGLSLARWF